From a single Glycine soja cultivar W05 chromosome 19, ASM419377v2, whole genome shotgun sequence genomic region:
- the LOC114399430 gene encoding uncharacterized protein LOC114399430 translates to MGTVGCSCSTTPHPSHHHHHLLLVIGFFLTLLLQTVEVEPSALNCTRYRKVSSLRLQRIQRHLDNINKPPVLTIESPDGDLIDCVHKRKQPALDHPLLKDHKIQKVPTKMPRGMKKVKRMEIRSARQMWHKNGTRCPKGTIPVRRSTVHDVLRAKSLFDFGKKQRRFPLTRRRSDAPDVVSGNGHEHAIAYTGSSQEVYGAKATINVWEPSIQVVNEFSLSQIWILSGSFDGSDLNSIEAGWQVSPELYGDSRPRLFTYWTSDSYQATGCYNLLCAGFVQTNGRIAIGAAISPISSYESNQYDITILIWKDPKVGNWWMSFGDGTLVGYWPEELFTHLATHATMVEWGGEVVNTRANGQHTSTQMGSGHFADDGFGKASYFRNLEIVDTDNSLSSVHNILTLAENTNCYDIKSSYSNEWGTYFYYGGPGNNPQCP, encoded by the exons atgGGTACTGTTGGATGTTCTTGTTCTACTACTCCTCATCCTAgtcatcaccatcatcatcttctCCTTGTTATTGGTTTCTTCTTGACCCTTCTTCTTCAAACGGTTGAGGTTGAACCCAGCGCCCTAAATTGCACAAGGTACAGGAAAGTCAGCAGCTTGAGACTCCAAAGGATTCAGAGACACTTGGACAACATTAACAAGCCCCCTGTCCTCACCATAGAG AGTCCAGATGGTGATCTCATAGATTGTGTCcataaaagaaaacaaccaGCTTTAGATCACCCCCTTTTAAAGGATCACAAGATCCAG AAAGTACCAACGAAGATGCCAAGGGGTATGAAGAAGGTGAAGAGGATGGAAATTAGGAGTGCACGGCAAATGTGGCATAAAAATGGAACGCGGTGTCCAAAGGGAACGATTCCGGTACGGCGGAGCACGGTGCATGACGTGTTGAGAGCAAAGTCTTTGTTTGACTTTGGAAAGAAACAACGACGGTTTCCTCTTACTCGTCGCCGGAGTGACGCCCCCGATGTAGTCAGCGGCAATGGGCACGAG CATGCGATCGCATACACTGGATCATCACAGGAGGTGTACGGTGCAAAGGCAACAATAAATGTGTGGGAACCTTCGATCCAAGTAGTCAACGAGTTCAGTCTCTCTCAAATTTGGATTCTTTCTGGCTCCTTTGATGGTTCAGATCTCAACAGCATTGAAGCTGGATGGCAG GTCAGTCCGGAGCTTTATGGTGACAGCAGGCCCAGATTATTCACTTACTGGACG AGTGACTCATATCAAGCAACCGGATGCTACAACCTTCTTTGTGCGGGTTTTGTGCAAACAAATGGCAGGATAGCCATTGGAGCTGCCATTTCCCCCATCTCATCTTATGAATCCAACCAATATGACATCACCATCCTCATTTGGAAg gaccCAAAAGTAGGGAATTGGTGGATGAGTTTTGGTGATGGCACATTGGTAGGGTATTGGCCAGAAGAGTTATTCACACACTTGGCCACACACGCCACCATGGTGGAGTGGGGTGGCGAAGTGGTCAACACACGTGCCAATGGGCAACACACGTCCACCCAAATGGGCTCGGGCCACTTTGCTGATGATGGCTTTGGAAAGGCAAGCTATTTTCGTAATCTTGAGATTGTAGACACCGACAATAGTCTTAGCTCGGTGCACAATATCTTAACACTAGCTGAGAACACCAATTGTTATGACATCAAGAGCTCCTATAGTAACGAATGGGGCACATATTTCTACTATGGTGGGCCAGGCAACAATCCTCAGTGCCCATAA
- the LOC114399036 gene encoding uncharacterized protein LOC114399036, which produces MTPNKLYFHLSPDLTTVFFHLTPELTMSVESKPTELRLLELGVISWTKWGRAPGQYESHTEAQETYFLLKGRVKFIPKDSTYDPIEFGAGDLVTIPKGLTCTWDISVAVDAHYKFQP; this is translated from the exons ATGACgccaaataaactttattttcatctatcTCCAGACCTAACTACAGTTTTCTTCCATTTAACTCCAGAGCTAACAATGTCGGTTGAAAGCAAACCTACAGAGCTAAGGTTATTAGAGTTGGGTGTTATTTCGTGGACAAA ATGGGGAAGAGCTCCAGGACAGTACGAGTCACACACAGAGGCACAAGAgacatattttttgttgaaaggGAGAGTGAAGTTTATCCCGAAAGACTCAACATATGACCCTATAGAATTTGGTGCTGGCGATCTTGTTACCATACCAAAAGGACTCACATGCACATGGGACATCTCTGTTGCAGTCGACGCACATTACAAGTTCCAGCCCTAA
- the LOC114398385 gene encoding single-stranded DNA-binding protein WHY2, mitochondrial-like encodes MFKLSRMLPLTSTSRHRLLEVLSSRKVEVGDRLSHSAGISTATNNYAAKGYASDRIFAPYTVYKGKAAFSLIPCLPTFTKLNSGTVVVDRRGSIMMTFMHSIGERKYDWEKRQRFALSATEVGSLITMGAQDSCDFFHDPSMLSSNAGQVRKSLSIKPHANGYFVSLTVVNNLLNTNDYFSVPVTTAEFAVMKTACSFALPHIMGWDQITNQQSRGIDDLQAKGDSKVSDLEWEK; translated from the exons ATGTTCAAGCTATCTCGCATGCTCCCTCTCACTTCCACTTCCAG GCATAGGCTGTTGGAAGTGCTGTCCTCTAGGAAAGTTGAAGTCGGAGACCGTCTTAGCCATTCAGCTGGCATTTCTACTGCTACAAATAACTATGCTGCCAAAG GATATGCTTCCGATCGAATATTTGCTCCTTATACTGTTTACAAGGGCAAAGCTGCATTCTCGTTGATCCCTTGTCTTCCAACTTTCACTAAGTTGAAT TCTGGGACTGTTGTAGTTGATCGACGTGGTTCAATCATGATGACTTTCATGCATTCTATTGGAGAGCGCAAATATGACTGGGAGAAAAGACAA AGATTTGCTCTCTCAGCAACTGAAGTTGGTTCTTTGATAACAATGGGCGCTCAAGATTCCTGTGATTTCTTTCATGACCCTTCAATGTTATCAAG TAATGCTGGTCAAGTAAGGAAGAGCTTATCAATTAAGCCTCATGCAAATGGCTACTTTGTGTCTTtga CTGTTGTCAACAACCTGTTAAACACCAATGACTACTTCAGTGTTCCTGTCACAACTGCTGAGTTTGCTGTAATGAAGACAGCTTGCAGT TTTGCACTGCCACACATTATGGGTTGGGACCAGATAACTAATCAACAATCCAGAGGCATAGATGATCTTCAAGCAAAGGGTGACTCTAAAGTTTCAGACTTGGAATGGGAAAAATGA